In one window of Cellulophaga sp. HaHa_2_95 DNA:
- a CDS encoding DNA/RNA non-specific endonuclease, protein MKNKTIYSLLMVVCLVGFWLFDNFYTPATYTAPEGTAPVVTISADFLPSSTTGEIVQHNYYTLSYSEKHEQAEWVAYQLDRSQLTYDDRKRPYFIEDPQVRTKSADYKNYKGSGYDRGHLCPAGDRRFSEFAYNETFYTSNISPQNNEFNAGIWNDLEKKVRYWAKKYDGVYVVTAGVLKNDLEAIGSEEVTVPDYFYKIVARKEAGGVKAIAFLFKNRESKGALKSHAVSIDEIERQTGIDFFEKIPEAIQQTFESKVRISEWKF, encoded by the coding sequence ATGAAAAATAAAACAATTTACTCACTTTTAATGGTGGTATGTCTGGTGGGCTTTTGGCTGTTTGATAATTTTTATACACCAGCTACTTACACAGCTCCAGAAGGAACAGCGCCCGTTGTAACAATTTCAGCAGATTTTCTTCCAAGTTCTACCACGGGAGAAATTGTACAGCATAATTATTATACACTTTCTTATAGTGAAAAGCATGAGCAGGCAGAATGGGTAGCTTATCAATTAGATCGAAGTCAGCTTACCTATGATGATAGAAAGCGGCCTTATTTTATAGAAGATCCACAGGTACGTACCAAGTCTGCAGATTACAAAAATTATAAGGGTTCTGGTTATGATAGAGGGCACCTTTGCCCTGCGGGAGATCGTAGGTTTTCTGAATTCGCTTATAATGAGACTTTCTATACGAGTAATATTAGTCCACAGAATAATGAATTCAATGCGGGTATTTGGAATGATTTAGAAAAGAAAGTGCGGTATTGGGCAAAAAAATATGATGGCGTATATGTAGTTACTGCAGGGGTATTAAAAAATGATTTGGAGGCTATAGGTAGTGAGGAGGTAACTGTTCCTGATTATTTTTATAAAATAGTAGCAAGAAAAGAAGCAGGCGGTGTAAAAGCCATAGCTTTTTTGTTTAAAAATAGGGAAAGCAAGGGTGCTCTTAAAAGTCATGCTGTTAGCATTGATGAAATTGAGCGCCAAACAGGGATAGATTTTTTTGAAAAAATACCTGAAGCTATACAGCAGACCTTTGAAAGTAAGGTGCGTATTTCCGAATGGAAATTCTAG
- the rodA gene encoding rod shape-determining protein RodA has protein sequence MSGKGVLKRVDWLSILIFVLLVAIGWINIYSSTYAEGQDNIFDFSTIYGKQLIFIALDIALIVIILALESNFFERFSSLLYVISLALLLGLFVFGTTIAGATSWYNLGFFNLQPSELAKVATALAVAKYLSDIQTDIRRRKDQLYSFLILLIPAILVIPQPDPGSALVFFSLVFVLFREGVPLFYLGIGLYTILIFVCTLMFGTIWIAIIIGLLLAIFLLLKKQSYKIPVLPVVGVFIITLLFSLSVNFVFENVFEQRHRDRFSLWLSLEKDPSKLEEIRKTIGYNTYQSEKAIESGGFFGKGFLEGTRTKGDFVPEQHTDYIFSTVGEEWGFLGTTIVIILFTILLLRLVFLSERQKNAFNRMYGYGVISILLVHYFINIGMVIGVLPTIGIPLPFFSYGGSGLLGFTALLFIFLKMDSNRLKEGF, from the coding sequence GTGTCTGGTAAAGGAGTTTTAAAACGTGTAGATTGGCTATCCATATTAATTTTTGTACTTCTTGTTGCGATTGGATGGATCAACATATATTCTAGCACTTATGCAGAAGGGCAAGACAACATATTTGATTTCTCTACCATCTATGGAAAACAGTTAATTTTCATAGCTCTAGACATTGCTTTAATCGTGATTATTCTAGCATTAGAGAGTAATTTCTTTGAACGCTTCTCTAGCTTACTTTATGTTATTTCATTAGCGTTATTATTAGGCCTCTTTGTTTTTGGTACTACTATAGCCGGGGCTACCTCTTGGTATAATTTAGGCTTTTTTAACCTACAACCTTCAGAATTAGCAAAAGTGGCAACGGCATTGGCTGTCGCTAAATATTTAAGTGATATACAAACCGATATTAGAAGAAGAAAAGATCAACTTTATTCTTTTTTAATACTTTTAATACCTGCCATACTTGTTATTCCACAACCAGACCCTGGTAGTGCCCTCGTCTTTTTCTCTTTGGTATTTGTACTTTTCAGAGAAGGTGTCCCCTTATTTTATTTAGGTATTGGCTTATATACTATTTTAATTTTTGTGTGTACACTTATGTTTGGCACCATCTGGATTGCCATAATCATAGGCCTACTTTTAGCTATATTCTTATTACTTAAAAAACAATCGTACAAAATTCCGGTACTTCCTGTAGTCGGTGTTTTCATCATCACACTCTTATTTTCGCTCTCTGTAAATTTTGTTTTTGAAAATGTATTTGAACAGCGCCATAGAGACCGTTTTAGCTTATGGTTAAGTTTAGAGAAAGACCCTTCTAAATTAGAAGAGATCAGAAAAACCATTGGATATAACACCTATCAATCTGAAAAAGCAATTGAATCTGGTGGCTTTTTTGGAAAAGGTTTTCTAGAAGGTACGCGTACCAAAGGAGATTTTGTACCAGAACAGCACACAGATTATATTTTCAGCACCGTAGGAGAAGAATGGGGATTTCTAGGAACTACCATTGTTATTATCCTATTTACAATTCTTTTATTACGTCTGGTATTCCTATCAGAAAGGCAGAAAAACGCATTTAACCGTATGTATGGATATGGTGTGATCTCTATATTACTCGTCCACTATTTCATTAATATAGGGATGGTAATAGGCGTTTTACCAACCATTGGAATTCCACTACCCTTCTTTAGTTATGGAGGCTCTGGACTTCTAGGATTTACGGCATTACTCTTTATCTTTTTAAAGATGGATTCCAACCGTTTAAAAGAAGGTTTCTAG
- a CDS encoding penicillin-binding protein 2 has translation MKKILLSSIIVIIGLTFIGRLSYLQVFRHSSMQVTEDTAIKAIYDYPERGYIYDRNGELLVANQPAYDVMVIPREVKKLDTLEFCTLLGIEKATFLKQFGKAKNYSPRLPSVLVPQLSKKDYARLQEKMRKYSGFYIQKRSLRYYDTHSGANVFGFISEVNDYELNENPYYKLGELKGRTGIEKQYEEILRGRKGVKYIQKDRFNRDIGPYKNGILDTLPEQGKEIKITIDKKLQEYGELLMHGKRGGIVAIEPTTGEILTMISGPTYDPGLLVGRERSKNYTKLYNDSIAQPTYDRSVLAQTSPGSPFKAINALIALQENVITPDTKIQCYNGFYVGNKKRGCHCGGGLRDLDVGIYKSCNAYFAGTFRKIFEKFPTTDEGMDVWDKHVKSFGLGNFLGSDIPTGRSGSIPTKKTYDRMYGDNRWSSSYFISNAIGQGEILVTPIQLANMTAAIANRGYYVVPHVLKEVEGQKITNQKYIEKHYTTIDKKHFEPVVQGMANVYKHGTGRGVQIPDLEIAGKTGTVENYTRIDGVRTQLTDHSVFVAFAPVDNPKIAIAVYIENGYYGGRYAGHIASLLIEKYLKGDITRKDLEKRMLDRTLEKEYAKAISGEPFIINERVW, from the coding sequence GGTATTCAGGCACTCCTCTATGCAGGTTACAGAAGATACAGCTATTAAAGCAATTTACGACTATCCAGAGCGCGGCTATATTTATGACCGTAATGGAGAATTGCTTGTTGCGAACCAACCGGCATATGATGTCATGGTAATTCCTAGAGAAGTTAAAAAACTAGACACTTTAGAGTTTTGCACTTTGTTAGGCATAGAAAAAGCTACGTTTTTAAAGCAGTTTGGAAAAGCAAAAAATTACTCTCCACGTTTACCTTCTGTTTTAGTACCACAATTATCTAAGAAAGATTACGCACGTCTGCAAGAGAAAATGCGCAAATACAGTGGCTTTTATATTCAGAAGAGATCATTGAGATATTATGATACACATAGTGGAGCCAACGTATTTGGCTTTATCTCTGAAGTAAATGACTACGAATTAAACGAGAATCCTTATTACAAACTTGGAGAACTCAAAGGAAGAACTGGAATAGAAAAGCAATATGAAGAAATTCTTCGTGGGAGAAAAGGCGTAAAATACATACAGAAAGATAGGTTTAACAGAGATATAGGTCCGTACAAAAATGGTATTCTAGACACTTTACCCGAACAAGGTAAAGAGATTAAAATTACTATTGATAAAAAATTACAGGAATACGGAGAATTATTAATGCACGGAAAACGTGGCGGCATTGTGGCTATTGAGCCTACTACTGGTGAAATTTTAACTATGATTTCTGGCCCAACGTATGATCCTGGGTTATTGGTAGGACGTGAACGTTCTAAAAATTACACCAAACTTTACAATGATTCTATTGCTCAACCAACTTATGACCGCTCCGTACTGGCACAAACCTCTCCAGGATCGCCTTTTAAAGCTATTAACGCGCTAATTGCTTTGCAAGAGAATGTCATTACACCAGACACAAAAATTCAGTGTTATAACGGTTTTTATGTAGGAAATAAAAAAAGAGGATGTCATTGCGGTGGTGGATTACGAGATTTAGATGTTGGAATTTACAAATCATGCAATGCCTACTTTGCAGGTACTTTTAGAAAAATATTCGAAAAATTCCCTACTACTGATGAAGGAATGGATGTTTGGGATAAACATGTCAAAAGTTTTGGATTAGGAAACTTCTTAGGTTCTGATATCCCTACAGGCCGAAGCGGATCAATACCTACCAAAAAAACCTATGACCGGATGTATGGCGATAATAGATGGTCTTCATCCTATTTCATATCAAATGCTATTGGTCAGGGTGAAATTTTAGTAACCCCTATACAATTAGCCAACATGACCGCTGCAATCGCTAACCGCGGTTATTACGTAGTTCCTCACGTACTGAAAGAAGTAGAAGGGCAGAAAATTACAAATCAAAAATATATTGAAAAGCATTATACCACCATTGACAAGAAACATTTTGAACCGGTGGTTCAAGGTATGGCCAATGTCTACAAACATGGAACTGGTAGAGGTGTTCAAATTCCTGATTTAGAAATTGCAGGTAAAACCGGTACGGTAGAAAACTATACCCGTATAGACGGAGTACGGACACAGCTTACAGATCATTCGGTTTTTGTGGCCTTTGCCCCTGTTGACAATCCTAAAATTGCAATAGCCGTTTACATAGAAAACGGCTATTATGGAGGGCGATATGCAGGCCATATAGCCTCTCTTCTTATAGAAAAATATCTTAAAGGAGATATCACTAGAAAAGATTTAGAAAAAAGAATGCTAGACAGAACTTTAGAAAAAGAATACGCTAAAGCAATTAGTGGTGAACCATTTATAATTAATGAGCGTGTCTGGTAA